The Mycobacteriales bacterium genome window below encodes:
- a CDS encoding haloalkane dehalogenase encodes MDVVSTPALGPFSSYPWEARFAQTSDGLTMGYVDEGDGPVVLMLHGEPSWGYLYRGMVQPLLDAGCRVVIPDLIGFGRSDKPTSMEDYTYARHVEWTRSVLFDALDLRDVTLVCQDWGGLIGLRLVGEHPARFAAVVAANTGLPDGTRRLPDAWWQFHDFVVRTPDLPIGFLVASGCADGLSPEDQAAYEAPFPTPESKAGARAFPGLIPQTLEDPATPANQASWEGLAAFDKPFVCAFSDRDPITAGAEKGLIGRIAGTAGQEHVVITGGGHFLQEDRPAELAAVVARVALAPR; translated from the coding sequence ATGGACGTCGTCAGCACCCCCGCCCTCGGGCCGTTTTCGTCGTACCCCTGGGAGGCTCGCTTCGCGCAGACCTCCGACGGGCTGACGATGGGCTACGTCGACGAGGGGGACGGTCCCGTCGTGCTGATGCTGCACGGCGAGCCGTCGTGGGGCTACCTCTACCGCGGGATGGTGCAGCCGCTGCTCGACGCCGGCTGCCGCGTCGTCATCCCGGACCTGATCGGCTTCGGTCGCTCCGACAAGCCGACGTCGATGGAGGACTACACCTACGCCCGCCACGTCGAGTGGACCCGCTCGGTGCTCTTCGACGCGCTCGACCTGCGTGACGTCACGCTCGTCTGCCAGGACTGGGGCGGCCTGATCGGGCTGCGGCTCGTCGGCGAGCACCCGGCCCGCTTCGCGGCCGTCGTCGCCGCCAACACCGGGCTGCCCGACGGGACGCGGCGGCTGCCGGACGCGTGGTGGCAGTTCCACGACTTCGTGGTCCGCACCCCCGACCTGCCGATCGGCTTCCTGGTCGCGTCGGGCTGCGCGGACGGGCTGTCGCCTGAGGACCAGGCGGCCTACGAGGCGCCGTTCCCGACGCCGGAGTCCAAGGCCGGGGCGCGGGCCTTCCCCGGCCTCATCCCGCAGACCCTCGAGGACCCGGCGACGCCGGCGAACCAGGCCTCGTGGGAGGGGCTCGCGGCGTTCGACAAGCCCTTCGTGTGCGCCTTCTCCGATCGCGATCCCATCACCGCCGGTGCCGAGAAGGGGCTGATCGGGCGGATCGCCGGGACGGCCGGTCAGGAGCACGTCGTCATCACCGGCGGCGGGCACTTCCTGCAGGAGGACCGCCCCGCCGAGCTCGCCGCCGTCGTCGCCCGCGTCGCCCTCGCCCCCCGCTGA
- a CDS encoding sugar phosphate isomerase/epimerase, translated as MTRPDAPLPTVPPARVALATASVYPESTAAAFEMAAHLGYDGVEVMVWTDPVSQDPTALRRLSDYHGVKILALHAPCLVITQRVWGTDPWAKLVKAKDVAEELGAETVVVHPPFRWQREYARQFVGGIQEMRNETDVHFAVENMFPLRARGREVTPYAPDWDPTTEDFPHFTLDLSHTSVSQSDALAMADLMGDRLQHVHIADGNGSARDEHLVPGRGTQPCAQLLEGLAERDFDGLVVVEINTRRCEDRAEREADLAEALAFTRLNLSAPAVDAGDAVAWKR; from the coding sequence ATGACCCGCCCCGACGCGCCGCTACCGACCGTGCCTCCGGCACGCGTCGCGCTGGCGACGGCGAGCGTCTACCCCGAGTCCACCGCGGCCGCCTTCGAGATGGCCGCGCACCTGGGCTACGACGGCGTCGAGGTCATGGTCTGGACCGACCCCGTCAGCCAGGACCCGACCGCGCTCAGGCGGCTGTCGGACTACCACGGCGTGAAGATCCTGGCCCTGCACGCGCCCTGCCTCGTCATCACCCAGCGGGTCTGGGGGACCGACCCGTGGGCCAAGCTCGTCAAGGCCAAGGACGTCGCCGAGGAGCTCGGTGCGGAGACCGTCGTGGTCCACCCGCCGTTCCGCTGGCAGCGGGAGTACGCCCGGCAGTTCGTCGGCGGCATCCAGGAGATGCGCAACGAGACCGACGTGCACTTCGCGGTGGAGAACATGTTCCCGCTGCGTGCCCGCGGTCGGGAGGTCACGCCGTACGCCCCCGACTGGGACCCGACCACCGAGGACTTCCCGCACTTCACCCTCGACCTGTCCCACACCTCGGTCTCGCAGTCCGACGCGCTGGCGATGGCCGACCTCATGGGCGACCGGCTGCAGCACGTCCACATCGCTGACGGCAACGGCTCCGCGCGCGACGAGCACCTCGTCCCGGGCCGCGGCACCCAGCCCTGCGCGCAGCTGCTGGAGGGGCTTGCGGAGCGCGACTTCGACGGCCTCGTGGTCGTCGAGATCAACACCCGCCGCTGCGAGGACCGCGCCGAGCGCGAGGCCGACCTCGCCGAGGCGCTGGCCTTCACCCGCCTCAACCTCTCCGCGCCGGCCGTCGACGCCGGGGACGCGGTCGCCTGGAAGCGATGA
- a CDS encoding DUF3105 domain-containing protein, whose product MAGKNARRREEAAAREAARTAAEQAERAQRRKVAALTIGLLVVVLAAGAAYLVVTERRADALDARLVAGSCVRDQQADRTKGSGHVASPSYAVNPPAGGDHLADAARAGAFTAARAPVDGLLVHSLEHGYVVLWYGPGATASDVDALLAIQRDNPEDVLLVERPSLPVRFAATAWEQRLLCPGLEPDALEAFVERFVGKGPEKVDRG is encoded by the coding sequence GTGGCCGGCAAGAACGCCCGCCGCCGTGAGGAGGCGGCGGCCCGCGAGGCTGCGCGGACCGCGGCGGAGCAGGCCGAGCGGGCCCAGCGCCGCAAGGTCGCCGCGCTCACCATCGGGCTGCTGGTCGTCGTGCTCGCCGCCGGTGCGGCCTACCTCGTCGTCACCGAGCGGCGCGCCGACGCCCTGGATGCGCGCCTCGTCGCCGGGTCCTGCGTGCGGGACCAGCAGGCCGACCGGACGAAGGGCTCCGGGCACGTGGCCTCCCCGTCGTACGCCGTCAACCCCCCGGCAGGCGGCGACCACCTCGCCGACGCCGCCCGCGCCGGTGCTTTCACGGCTGCGCGCGCGCCGGTCGACGGACTGCTCGTGCACTCGCTCGAGCACGGCTACGTCGTGCTCTGGTACGGGCCCGGGGCGACCGCGTCCGACGTCGACGCCCTGCTGGCGATCCAGCGCGACAACCCCGAGGACGTCCTGCTCGTCGAGCGGCCGTCGCTGCCGGTGCGGTTCGCCGCGACCGCCTGGGAGCAGCGGCTGCTGTGCCCCGGTCTCGAGCCCGACGCGCTGGAGGCCTTCGTGGAGCGCTTCGTCGGGAAGGGCCCCGAGAAGGTCGACCGCGGCTGA
- a CDS encoding Ppx/GppA phosphatase family protein has product MRLGVLDVGSNTVHLLVVDAHQGGHPDPVRSHKSELRLAELLRPDGSLGDHGTEVLVDAVDLARTEAEAEGVEDLVAFATSAVRDATDSAEVLATVRAETGVDLLVLPGEDEARLTFLAVRRWFGWSAGRLLCLDIGGGSLELAGGIDEEPDVAVSLPLGAGRLTRDLLPGDPPTRKDLAAARDHVRESLRAQAPRLLAAGPPDRGVVTSKTFRSLARLDGAAPSAHGPRVRRRLSRDGLSGIVDRLSVTPAGDRVLLPGVSAGRAHQLLAGALVAHEALVALDLAVVEVCPWALREGVILRRLDWLAGG; this is encoded by the coding sequence ATGAGGCTCGGGGTGCTCGACGTCGGGTCGAACACCGTCCACCTGCTCGTCGTCGACGCGCACCAGGGCGGTCATCCCGACCCGGTCCGCAGCCACAAGTCCGAGCTGCGGCTGGCCGAGCTGCTGCGACCCGACGGCAGCCTCGGCGACCACGGCACCGAGGTGCTCGTCGACGCGGTCGACCTGGCCCGCACCGAGGCCGAGGCGGAGGGCGTCGAGGACCTGGTCGCCTTTGCGACCTCTGCGGTGCGCGACGCGACCGACAGCGCCGAGGTCCTCGCGACCGTGCGCGCCGAGACCGGTGTCGACCTGCTGGTGCTGCCCGGCGAGGACGAGGCGCGGCTGACCTTCCTCGCGGTGCGCCGGTGGTTCGGCTGGTCGGCGGGCCGGCTGCTCTGCCTCGACATCGGCGGCGGGTCGCTCGAGCTCGCCGGCGGCATCGACGAGGAGCCCGACGTCGCGGTCTCGCTGCCGCTCGGCGCGGGGCGGCTCACCCGCGACCTGCTGCCCGGTGACCCGCCGACCCGCAAGGACCTCGCCGCCGCCCGCGACCACGTCCGGGAGTCGCTGCGCGCACAAGCCCCCCGGCTGCTCGCCGCCGGCCCGCCCGACCGCGGCGTCGTCACCTCCAAGACCTTCCGCTCGCTCGCGCGCCTCGACGGCGCGGCCCCGAGCGCCCACGGGCCACGCGTACGCCGGAGGCTCTCCCGCGACGGCCTCTCCGGCATCGTGGACCGGCTGTCGGTCACGCCCGCGGGGGACCGTGTCCTGCTGCCGGGGGTGTCCGCGGGCCGGGCCCACCAGCTGCTGGCCGGCGCGCTCGTCGCCCACGAGGCGCTCGTCGCGCTGGACCTCGCGGTGGTCGAGGTGTGCCCGTGGGCGCTGCGCGAGGGCGTCATCCTGCGCCGCCTGGACTGGCTGGCCGGCGGGTGA
- a CDS encoding YbjN domain-containing protein: MSVPEPVWRADGELLDVLHALGCELERVEAGAYLVTLHGRRRARTLVWLIAGEQAVAVEAFVMHVVPAGCPDLAALHRHLLGRSLRMRDVHFALDDVGDVFLTGSLAAVTVESVDRVLGEVLQVLEDEQEALLRLAYGTRLTAAGPGGDPADEALRAKVLADGAGRRPAGTPDWSPRRDPRR; the protein is encoded by the coding sequence GTGAGCGTCCCCGAGCCCGTCTGGCGCGCGGACGGCGAGCTGCTCGACGTCCTGCACGCCCTCGGCTGCGAGCTCGAGCGCGTCGAAGCCGGCGCCTACCTCGTGACCCTGCACGGTCGCCGGCGGGCGCGCACGCTGGTCTGGCTCATCGCCGGCGAGCAGGCCGTCGCGGTCGAGGCCTTCGTCATGCACGTCGTGCCCGCCGGCTGCCCCGACCTGGCTGCGCTGCACCGCCACCTGCTGGGCCGGTCGCTGCGGATGCGCGACGTGCACTTCGCCCTCGACGACGTCGGCGACGTCTTCCTCACCGGGTCGCTCGCCGCGGTGACGGTCGAGTCCGTCGACCGGGTGCTCGGCGAGGTGCTGCAGGTGCTCGAGGACGAGCAGGAGGCCCTGCTGCGGCTGGCCTACGGGACCAGGCTCACCGCCGCCGGCCCTGGTGGCGATCCCGCTGACGAGGCGCTGCGGGCCAAGGTGCTCGCGGACGGCGCCGGCCGCCGCCCCGCCGGCACCCCCGATTGGTCCCCCCGCCGCGACCCCCGCCGCTGA
- a CDS encoding SDR family oxidoreductase, which produces MRTALVTGASSGIGEATARRLAADGWQVVAAARRLDRLGQLAASCSGVRPVALDVTDPASVEALVDAVPSLDLLVANAGGAFGHGSIATVDVERWARTYDVNVLGTVRTVQAVLPQLTASRGQVVLTGSTAGRWVYEDGASYVAAKHALAAVRDTLRLELVEAGIRVSEVAPGMVATEEFSLVRFDGDAARAAAVYAGVEALTAEDVADCIAWVASRPAHVNVDLLTVTPQQQAGVGKVVRR; this is translated from the coding sequence ATGCGCACCGCACTTGTGACAGGGGCCTCCAGCGGCATCGGGGAGGCCACCGCCCGCCGGCTGGCCGCCGACGGGTGGCAGGTCGTCGCGGCCGCGCGGCGGCTCGACCGGCTGGGCCAGCTCGCGGCCTCCTGCTCCGGCGTACGCCCTGTGGCTCTCGACGTCACCGACCCCGCCTCGGTCGAGGCCCTCGTCGACGCGGTGCCGTCGCTGGACCTGCTGGTGGCCAACGCGGGCGGGGCCTTCGGGCACGGGTCGATCGCGACGGTGGACGTGGAGCGCTGGGCGAGGACGTACGACGTGAACGTGCTCGGGACGGTCCGGACCGTCCAGGCGGTGCTGCCGCAGCTGACGGCGTCGCGGGGGCAGGTCGTGCTGACGGGGTCGACGGCGGGGCGGTGGGTCTACGAAGACGGGGCGTCCTACGTCGCGGCCAAGCACGCGCTCGCGGCGGTGCGCGACACGCTGCGACTCGAGCTCGTCGAGGCCGGGATCCGGGTGTCGGAGGTCGCGCCGGGGATGGTGGCGACCGAGGAGTTCTCGCTCGTGCGCTTCGACGGCGACGCCGCGCGGGCGGCCGCGGTCTACGCCGGGGTGGAGGCGCTGACCGCCGAGGACGTCGCTGACTGCATCGCGTGGGTGGCGTCTCGGCCGGCGCACGTCAACGTGGACCTGCTGACCGTGACGCCGCAGCAGCAGGCGGGGGTGGGGAAGGTGGTGCGGAGATGA
- a CDS encoding response regulator transcription factor, whose amino-acid sequence MTRVLVVEDEESISDPLSYLLKQEGFEVVVAPTGPEALAEFDRGGADIVLLDLMLPGLSGTEVCRQLRAVSSVPVIMLTARDSEVDKVVGLELGADDYVTKPFSSRELVARVRAVLRRRGAGTDTADASTALEAGPVRMDVDRHVVTVRGSEVAMPLKEFELLELLLRNAGRVLTRGTLIDRVWGADYVGDTKTLDVHVKRLRAKVEADPGTPRHLVTVRGLGYKFEA is encoded by the coding sequence ATGACGCGCGTCCTGGTCGTCGAGGACGAGGAGTCGATCAGCGACCCGCTGTCCTACCTGCTCAAGCAGGAGGGCTTCGAGGTCGTCGTCGCCCCGACCGGACCGGAGGCGCTCGCGGAGTTCGACCGCGGCGGCGCCGACATCGTGCTGCTCGACCTCATGCTGCCCGGGCTGTCCGGCACCGAGGTCTGCCGCCAGCTGCGGGCGGTCTCGTCGGTGCCGGTCATCATGCTGACCGCGCGCGACTCCGAGGTCGACAAGGTGGTCGGGCTCGAGCTCGGCGCCGACGACTACGTCACGAAGCCCTTCTCCTCCCGAGAGCTCGTCGCCCGGGTCCGCGCGGTCCTGCGCCGGCGCGGTGCCGGCACCGACACCGCCGACGCCTCGACCGCCCTCGAGGCCGGTCCGGTCCGGATGGACGTCGACCGCCACGTCGTCACGGTCCGCGGGTCGGAGGTCGCGATGCCGCTGAAGGAGTTCGAGCTGCTCGAGCTGCTGCTGCGCAACGCCGGCCGCGTCCTCACCCGCGGCACGCTGATCGACCGGGTCTGGGGCGCCGACTACGTCGGTGACACCAAGACCCTCGACGTCCACGTCAAGCGCCTGCGCGCCAAGGTCGAGGCCGACCCGGGCACGCCCCGCCACCTCGTCACCGTGAGGGGCCTCGGCTACAAGTTCGAGGCGTAG
- a CDS encoding class I SAM-dependent methyltransferase: MTQPGSPTAFEAVVDDYDAARPTYPDKVYDEILGLAGGDVLELGTGTGLATPGLLSRAASVVGSDLGPRMLGRAVTKLGIPAVVARAEALSFADASFDVVTGAQMWHWVSLDTAVPEVLRVLRPGGHLAVWWNEAAATGQAWFDAQEALIEAANPAYRRGYRVRDRGAELVAAGWPGPVTRWATSWERQLDVPLYLRWLRSKSYVQEARDTEALVAAVEAVLVEQFPDGVVTEPFDLTLWVAARS, translated from the coding sequence ATGACCCAGCCGGGCTCGCCGACCGCCTTCGAGGCGGTCGTCGACGACTACGACGCAGCCCGACCGACCTACCCCGACAAGGTGTACGACGAGATCCTTGGCCTCGCCGGCGGTGACGTGCTGGAGCTCGGGACGGGGACGGGGCTCGCCACCCCGGGGCTGCTGTCGCGGGCCGCGTCGGTGGTCGGGTCCGACCTTGGTCCGCGGATGCTGGGCCGCGCGGTCACGAAGCTGGGGATCCCCGCGGTGGTCGCCCGCGCCGAGGCGCTGTCCTTCGCCGACGCGTCCTTCGACGTCGTCACCGGCGCGCAGATGTGGCACTGGGTCTCCCTCGACACAGCCGTCCCCGAGGTGCTGCGGGTCCTGCGGCCCGGCGGTCACCTCGCGGTCTGGTGGAACGAAGCGGCCGCGACCGGGCAGGCGTGGTTCGACGCGCAGGAGGCGCTGATCGAGGCGGCCAACCCGGCCTACCGCCGCGGCTACCGGGTGCGCGACCGCGGCGCCGAGCTGGTGGCCGCCGGCTGGCCGGGTCCCGTGACGCGATGGGCGACGTCGTGGGAGCGGCAGCTCGACGTGCCGCTCTACCTGCGGTGGCTGCGCTCGAAGTCCTACGTCCAGGAGGCTCGGGACACCGAGGCGCTGGTCGCGGCTGTCGAGGCCGTGCTGGTCGAGCAGTTCCCCGACGGTGTCGTCACCGAGCCGTTCGACCTCACGCTCTGGGTCGCAGCCCGCAGCTAG
- a CDS encoding ATP-binding protein, translating into MLITGIVLGVLLGVVLGLALARARSRAALPAVPAPPVPSGPSSSEVIDALPVAVAVLDSADEVVVANPTAIELGVVRDSRIPVAELRRMVRETRADGVAREAVVELAAHRLGRVPEAVRVRLAPVGADGHVALLVEDVTEARRVEAVRRDFVANVSHELKTPVGAMSLLAEALSDASGDPEAVRRFAGRVTVEAGRLGRLVQELIDLSRLQGADPLPEATSVSVDLVVAEAVDRCRTAASAKGIEVVRGGDPGLAVLGSESQLVTAVGNLIDNAVAYSPERTRVAVGVRGRAGEVEVSVTDQGIGIAEKDLERVFERFYRADPARSRATGGTGLGLAIVKHVATNHGGEVSVWSVEGSGSTFTLRLPAAATKEALA; encoded by the coding sequence GTGCTGATCACGGGGATCGTGCTGGGCGTGCTGCTCGGAGTCGTCCTCGGGCTGGCGCTCGCCCGGGCCCGGTCCCGCGCGGCGCTGCCGGCCGTGCCCGCCCCACCGGTCCCGTCCGGGCCGTCGTCCAGCGAGGTCATCGATGCGCTGCCGGTCGCGGTCGCGGTGCTCGACAGCGCCGACGAGGTGGTCGTCGCGAACCCCACCGCCATCGAGCTCGGGGTCGTGCGCGACAGCCGGATCCCCGTCGCCGAGCTGCGCCGGATGGTCCGTGAGACGCGTGCCGACGGCGTCGCCCGCGAGGCCGTGGTGGAGCTCGCGGCGCACCGCCTCGGCCGCGTCCCCGAGGCCGTGCGGGTGCGGCTCGCCCCCGTCGGCGCCGACGGCCACGTCGCGCTGCTCGTCGAGGACGTCACCGAGGCCCGCCGCGTCGAGGCCGTCAGGCGCGACTTCGTCGCCAACGTCAGCCACGAGCTGAAGACCCCCGTCGGCGCGATGTCGCTGCTCGCCGAGGCGCTGTCGGACGCCTCCGGCGACCCGGAGGCCGTACGCCGCTTCGCCGGACGCGTGACCGTCGAGGCCGGGCGGCTGGGCCGGCTGGTGCAGGAGCTCATCGACCTGTCGCGGCTGCAGGGCGCCGACCCGCTGCCCGAGGCGACCTCGGTGTCGGTCGACCTCGTCGTCGCCGAGGCCGTCGACCGCTGCCGCACCGCCGCGTCCGCCAAGGGCATCGAGGTCGTGCGCGGCGGCGACCCGGGCCTCGCGGTCCTCGGGTCGGAGTCGCAGCTCGTCACCGCCGTCGGCAACCTTATCGACAACGCCGTTGCCTACTCCCCGGAGCGCACCCGCGTCGCCGTCGGCGTGCGCGGCCGGGCCGGCGAGGTTGAGGTGTCGGTGACCGACCAGGGCATCGGGATCGCGGAGAAGGACCTCGAGCGGGTCTTCGAGCGGTTCTACCGCGCAGACCCGGCCCGCTCCCGGGCCACCGGCGGCACCGGGCTCGGGCTCGCCATCGTCAAGCACGTCGCCACCAACCACGGTGGCGAGGTCAGCGTCTGGAGCGTCGAGGGCTCCGGGTCCACGTTCACGCTGCGGCTGCCTGCCGCGGCCACCAAGGAGGCTCTCGCATGA
- a CDS encoding phosphoglyceromutase — MATLVLLRHGESEWNKLNLFTGWVDVDLTELGVEQARLGGLQLKESGLLPTVLHTSLLARAIRTSNLALEACERSWIPVKRHWRLNERHYGALQGKDKKATLEEYGNERFMQWRRSYDVPPPPIETGSEWDNSTDERYALLARDLVPRTECLADVVDRLLPYWYDAIVPDLRARETVLVAAHGNSLRALVKHLDGLSEAEVVDLNIPTGQPLRYDLDDDDLKPLVKGGTYLDPEAAAAAAEAVKNQGR; from the coding sequence ATGGCAACCCTCGTGCTGCTCCGCCACGGCGAGAGCGAGTGGAACAAGCTCAACCTCTTCACCGGCTGGGTCGACGTCGACCTCACCGAGCTCGGTGTCGAGCAGGCCCGCCTCGGTGGCCTGCAGCTCAAGGAGTCGGGGCTGCTCCCGACCGTCCTGCACACGAGCCTGCTGGCTCGCGCGATCCGCACCAGCAACCTCGCGCTCGAGGCCTGCGAGCGCTCCTGGATCCCGGTGAAGCGGCACTGGCGGCTCAACGAGCGCCACTACGGCGCGCTGCAGGGCAAGGACAAGAAGGCCACGCTCGAGGAGTACGGCAACGAGCGCTTCATGCAGTGGCGCAGGTCCTACGACGTGCCGCCGCCGCCCATCGAGACCGGGTCGGAGTGGGACAACTCCACCGACGAGCGCTACGCCCTGCTGGCCCGCGACCTCGTGCCCCGCACCGAGTGCCTCGCCGACGTCGTCGACCGGCTGCTGCCCTACTGGTACGACGCGATCGTGCCCGACCTGCGAGCCCGCGAGACGGTGCTCGTGGCCGCCCATGGCAACAGCCTGCGGGCGCTGGTGAAGCACCTCGACGGCCTGTCCGAGGCCGAGGTCGTCGACCTCAACATCCCGACCGGTCAGCCGCTGCGCTACGACCTCGACGACGACGACCTCAAGCCCCTGGTCAAGGGCGGCACGTACCTCGACCCGGAGGCGGCCGCGGCTGCGGCGGAGGCCGTGAAGAACCAGGGCCGCTAG
- a CDS encoding YbjN domain-containing protein, producing MSPEADAAAVIEKALADSELDWHAPAPGQFFVKLPGTHKLATNAWLVVGQHSLLVEAFVCRKPDENHEEFQRFLLRRNARMYAVAFALDKAGDVYLVGRLPLASVSPEEVDRLLGSVLTYADEAFDPLLEIGFASSIRREWEWRQKRGESTANLAAFARFADPDRP from the coding sequence ATGAGCCCCGAGGCCGACGCCGCCGCCGTCATCGAGAAGGCCCTCGCCGACTCCGAGCTCGACTGGCACGCGCCCGCGCCCGGCCAGTTCTTCGTCAAGCTGCCCGGCACCCACAAGCTCGCCACCAACGCCTGGCTCGTCGTCGGCCAGCACTCGCTGCTCGTCGAGGCCTTCGTCTGCCGCAAGCCCGACGAGAACCACGAGGAGTTCCAGCGGTTCCTGCTGCGCCGCAACGCACGCATGTACGCCGTGGCCTTTGCGCTGGACAAGGCCGGTGACGTCTACCTCGTCGGTCGGCTGCCGCTCGCGTCGGTGTCGCCGGAGGAGGTCGACCGGCTGCTCGGGTCGGTCCTCACCTACGCCGACGAGGCCTTCGACCCGCTGCTCGAGATCGGCTTCGCCTCGTCGATCCGTCGCGAGTGGGAGTGGCGGCAGAAGCGCGGCGAGTCCACGGCCAACCTGGCCGCCTTCGCCCGCTTCGCCGACCCCGACCGTCCGTGA
- the mshA gene encoding D-inositol-3-phosphate glycosyltransferase yields the protein MTPPVLRTDPPRRAAVLSVHTSPLEQPGTGDAGGLNVYVVETSKRLAARGVEVEIFTRATSSDLPPVVELAPGVTVRHLTAGPFEGLSKDDLPAQLCALTSGVLRAEAQHEPGWYDVVHSHYWLSGQVGWLAAERWGTPLVHTAHTLAKVKNRMLADGDTPEPLRRVVGEQQVVAAADRLIANTADEARDLVELYDAEVDRVVTVAPGVDLEHFRPGEATLSRASLGVPPDAVLLLFVGRIQPLKAPDVLLRAAARLREQCPDLPVQVAVVGGPSGSGLAEPLALQHLAAELGLPVRFEQPSTPERLRDWYVAADLVAVPSHNESFGLVALEAQACGTPVVATDVGGLRTTVRHGVSGLLVPGHGTDDWSDALLSALHRRPALSLGARAHASRFSWDATADGLLQTYVDAAVDLHEVRLAVSR from the coding sequence ATGACCCCGCCCGTTCTGCGCACCGACCCGCCGCGCCGCGCCGCGGTGCTGTCGGTCCACACCTCCCCGCTCGAGCAGCCCGGCACCGGCGACGCGGGCGGGCTCAACGTCTACGTCGTCGAGACCTCCAAGCGGCTCGCGGCCCGCGGCGTCGAGGTCGAGATCTTCACCCGCGCCACCTCCAGCGACCTGCCGCCCGTGGTCGAGCTGGCCCCCGGCGTCACGGTCCGCCACCTCACTGCGGGGCCGTTCGAGGGCCTGTCCAAGGACGACCTGCCCGCGCAGCTGTGCGCGCTGACCTCGGGCGTGCTGCGGGCCGAGGCCCAGCACGAGCCCGGCTGGTACGACGTCGTCCACTCCCACTACTGGCTGTCCGGCCAGGTCGGCTGGCTCGCCGCCGAGCGGTGGGGCACCCCGCTCGTCCACACCGCCCACACGCTGGCCAAGGTGAAGAACCGGATGCTCGCCGACGGCGACACCCCGGAGCCGCTGCGCCGCGTCGTCGGCGAGCAGCAGGTCGTCGCCGCCGCGGACCGGCTCATCGCCAACACCGCCGACGAGGCCCGTGACCTCGTCGAGCTCTACGACGCCGAGGTCGACCGCGTCGTCACCGTCGCGCCCGGTGTCGACCTCGAGCACTTCCGTCCCGGCGAGGCGACCCTGTCGCGGGCCTCTCTCGGCGTACCCCCTGATGCTGTCCTGCTGCTGTTCGTCGGGCGCATCCAGCCGCTGAAGGCGCCCGACGTGCTGCTCCGGGCCGCGGCGCGGCTGCGCGAGCAGTGCCCCGACCTCCCCGTCCAGGTGGCGGTCGTCGGGGGCCCCAGCGGCAGCGGGCTCGCCGAGCCCCTCGCCCTGCAGCACCTCGCCGCCGAGCTCGGCCTGCCGGTCCGGTTCGAGCAGCCGTCGACCCCCGAGCGCCTCCGGGACTGGTACGTCGCCGCCGACCTCGTCGCGGTCCCCTCCCACAACGAGTCGTTCGGGCTCGTGGCCCTGGAGGCGCAGGCCTGCGGGACACCGGTCGTCGCGACCGACGTCGGCGGACTGCGCACCACCGTCCGCCACGGGGTCTCCGGCCTGCTCGTGCCCGGGCACGGCACCGACGACTGGTCCGACGCGCTGCTGTCGGCCCTGCACCGCCGGCCCGCGCTGTCGCTCGGTGCCCGCGCCCACGCCTCGCGGTTCTCCTGGGACGCCACCGCCGACGGGCTGCTGCAGACCTACGTCGACGCCGCGGTCGACCTCCATGAGGTGCGGCTCGCCGTCTCGCGCTGA
- the phoU gene encoding phosphate signaling complex protein PhoU, translating into MRDAYHDELDAISASLVEMARMAGSAMSKATTALLDADLQLAEMVITADEQIDELYRATEERAFDVMARQQPVASDLRMLVTSLRMVADLERMGDLALHVAKIARRRYPASAVPPELRETVLRMGHAAEEIVAKAGTVIARRDVDMAAELEADDDVMDSLHRKLFETILHDDWPGGIEAAIDITLAGRYYERFADHAVSVARRVVYLVTGERVTS; encoded by the coding sequence ATGCGCGACGCCTACCACGACGAGCTCGATGCCATCTCCGCCTCACTGGTGGAGATGGCCCGGATGGCCGGGTCGGCCATGAGCAAGGCGACGACCGCCCTGCTCGACGCCGACCTGCAGCTGGCGGAGATGGTCATCACCGCCGACGAGCAGATCGACGAGCTCTACCGCGCGACCGAGGAGCGGGCCTTCGACGTCATGGCCCGCCAGCAGCCGGTCGCGTCCGACCTGCGGATGCTGGTGACCAGCCTGCGGATGGTCGCCGACCTCGAGCGGATGGGCGACCTCGCGCTGCACGTCGCGAAGATCGCGCGCCGCCGCTACCCCGCGAGCGCGGTGCCGCCGGAGCTGCGCGAGACCGTCCTGCGGATGGGCCACGCCGCCGAGGAGATCGTCGCGAAGGCCGGCACCGTCATCGCCCGCCGCGACGTGGACATGGCGGCCGAGCTCGAGGCCGACGACGACGTCATGGACTCGCTGCACCGCAAGCTGTTCGAGACGATCCTGCACGACGACTGGCCCGGTGGCATCGAGGCCGCGATCGACATCACCCTCGCGGGTCGCTACTACGAGCGCTTCGCCGACCACGCCGTCTCGGTTGCCCGCCGCGTCGTCTACCTCGTGACGGGCGAGCGCGTCACGTCCTGA